In Deinococcus sp. QL22, the following are encoded in one genomic region:
- a CDS encoding aspartate kinase → MSDAPTLLVMKFGGTNMGAARAIRHSASLAGRSVREGVRVVVVVSAMAGVTNQLLGLADAAQTGDIAAANDEIAAMRTRHFTAAQELGAAPDSDAVREIREMHETLRQAVYGVYLLRELTPRSRDLIVAFGERLSAPLMTLALEQSGVRAHHVTGGEAGIVTDTHFGNARPLPSAYARIKDRLSGLLNAGVTPVVAGFMGETEQGALTTLGRGGTDFSATIIGKALGATEVWAWKDVDGVMSADPRVVKDARNIEILSYGEVMELAYFGAKVLHPLAVTPLQESGIPLRVKSAADPDFPGTLVQAEPHDDARHPVKAVTAIRNVSIINVTGAGVLGVPEVVASLFSAIARENITLLMVSQSSSMSNVSLAVQSVYAERTVLALRAAVSGELKVEEQPGVAVLAIVGSGMRGQKGVAAKLFGALAGDDVNILMISQGSSELNISVAVEDAQVEHATRAVHGAFALQEVASRV, encoded by the coding sequence CCGCAGCGTGCGGGAGGGGGTGCGCGTGGTGGTGGTGGTGTCGGCTATGGCGGGCGTGACCAACCAACTGTTAGGGCTGGCCGACGCCGCCCAGACGGGCGATATTGCCGCGGCCAACGACGAAATTGCCGCCATGCGAACCCGTCACTTCACAGCGGCACAGGAACTCGGCGCGGCCCCCGACAGCGACGCCGTGCGCGAAATCCGCGAGATGCACGAAACACTGCGTCAGGCGGTGTACGGCGTGTACCTGCTGCGCGAACTGACGCCCCGCAGCCGTGACCTGATCGTGGCCTTCGGTGAGAGGTTGTCTGCGCCCCTGATGACGCTGGCCCTTGAACAGTCGGGCGTTCGTGCCCACCACGTTACCGGCGGCGAGGCAGGCATCGTCACCGACACGCACTTCGGCAATGCGCGGCCCCTGCCCTCTGCCTACGCCCGCATCAAAGACCGGCTGAGCGGCCTGCTGAACGCGGGCGTAACGCCTGTTGTGGCCGGATTCATGGGCGAGACCGAACAGGGCGCACTGACCACGCTGGGGCGCGGCGGCACCGATTTCAGCGCCACGATTATCGGCAAGGCGCTGGGAGCCACCGAAGTCTGGGCGTGGAAAGATGTAGACGGCGTGATGAGTGCCGACCCCAGAGTCGTGAAAGACGCCCGCAACATCGAAATCCTGAGCTACGGCGAGGTGATGGAACTGGCCTACTTTGGGGCCAAAGTGCTGCACCCGCTGGCCGTAACCCCATTGCAAGAGAGCGGCATTCCCCTGCGTGTCAAGAGCGCCGCCGACCCCGATTTCCCCGGAACGCTGGTGCAGGCCGAACCTCACGACGACGCCCGTCATCCGGTCAAAGCCGTGACTGCCATTCGTAACGTCAGCATCATCAACGTGACCGGGGCAGGCGTGCTGGGCGTGCCCGAAGTCGTCGCCAGCCTGTTCAGCGCCATCGCCCGAGAAAACATTACCCTGCTGATGGTGTCTCAGAGCAGTTCTATGAGCAACGTGTCATTGGCTGTGCAGAGCGTGTACGCCGAGCGCACCGTCTTGGCCCTGCGTGCGGCGGTGAGCGGCGAACTGAAGGTAGAGGAACAACCCGGCGTGGCCGTCCTCGCCATCGTGGGTAGCGGCATGCGCGGGCAAAAAGGCGTAGCCGCCAAATTGTTCGGGGCGCTCGCAGGCGACGACGTGAACATTCTGATGATCAGCCAGGGCAGCAGCGAGCTGAACATCAGCGTGGCCGTAGAAGATGCACAGGTGGAACACGCGACGCGGGCGGTGCACGGGGCGTTTGCACTGCAGGAAGTGGCAAGCAGAGTGTAA